Part of the Cryptococcus neoformans var. grubii H99 chromosome 2, complete sequence genome is shown below.
ACTTGTCACAACTGGCGACATCGAAGAGTGGGAGGCACAGCATTATCATGACATGTTGGTGGACGATGACCAACGGTCACTGCGGGAGGGAGAGTTGACCAGAAAGAAGCATCTTATTCGGCAGATGATGCGTTTGCGAGGCGATACATTGGATAACCACGCCCCATATTAAATCTAGAAAATGGATGAGAAATCATAGCAATTTTGACACATGTTATTTTTTACATCATCCGCTATTGACTAATACGAattttctttccctccgATCTGTCTGCGTTGAGATTCGTACAAGGCAACTGCTTTCTTGTATGCCTCCACCGTGTTACCTGGCACAGAAGGCAAGATGAAGCGTCGTGCAATCTCAAAGATCGACGTGTCTTCCTTTGCAGACACTTCCTTCTATCTGtattccatctcctcttccttcatcctcctctccgcccTCCGGTGCTCTTCTAGGGCCTGTTCTTCCCGATCACGTCTGGCCTTGTGGCCAGCCAACCGCTCTCGTTCCAAACTTAAGATAGCCTTTTTCAGTTCCGTGTATTCTTTATGGAACTGGCGTTTCTTGTTGAGCCCACTGTCCTCCATGGCCATGAGAGCTGAGCCGAGGTCAGTTAGGTCTGCTTGACAGGCCGCGAGATGTTGATGTTATGGCCGCCAGATCTATATCTTGATAATGGTTTACAAACTCACGAGGAATCTGTTAGGGATGGCTGCAATGGCCCTGGCCCTTTCAGACaaccctcgtcttcattcACTATCATCCTTTCTCCCTTTGGACGTCCTCCCTTGTATCACAGTTGCCACCCTCGTCGTCACCCTCAGagtctccttcatcttctcctccaaaaGCAACATCGTCGGTATGTTCAGCCGAACCATTTTCTAAATGATAGTCATAACGCGCCATCCAGGTaggagctggaagaggaaccAAGCTTAAGAGTCTCTAAGAGCTTAGTTCTCTCCTACGGAATAGCATAGAATATGATGGGGAACACATAGGGGGAATTCTCCTTGAGGAATTGATGAGATGAACCCGTTTTGACATCTTTGCTTTTGAGGATGGATTGCGGTGTATGGAAGACATTTTGAAATGGGGATTTGGACTTTATGGAAGATatttggaggaaagagagaagaattTAACACTCCCTATGGGTGTGTGACATTTATATACGCCGGCTGTCCAGGCGGATCTGGATAGAAGGAACTCGAACGAGGAATATATGTACATGTGTTATAACAACTAACAACTAAAACAAATAACTTGTGAATAACTAGAAGAGTCGTCATTAATCGTAAGTGGTCGTAAATGGCCGAAAATCGTTATCATTGCCGCTTTCTGTCTCCGACTTCCTGTGAATGCCaatccgaacgccctccCATCAAACTTACCCAGCAACTGGTTCATATTATCCTTCCCTCAAGATGTAATCGCCACAGGCGACCCTCGCGAAGACAATGTCCATCTCTCCACGCGTCAAGAGTCGGAAACTCAATCCGCGAGGAATGTGCTCTTTAATATGGCCAAATGGATCCTGAAGAGCCGGATCATCGTCCTCTGAGATGTCAACCTCGCCGATTTCTGAAAGGCAAAAAGGCTTATGACCACTGGCATCTAGCTCGATAGCCCGAGACAAGTCCTCGATAGCCTTGGAAAAGTCAACGGTGCTTTGGGTCGCACGATAGTCATGGTTGGAACCGCCAAACTTAGCGCCGTCAGGTGAAATAGGAGGGGTAAGGAGTGGGACGAAAGCTTGGCTCGACGCTGCGAATTGATGACGGCCCTCTGCATACGAAGGGGGGAGAGAAAACTTGCCAGACgttgaaggggaaggaggacCGTAAGGAACAGGTTGGTGCCCCTCGTTCATGCGCGCGATGGACACCTCTGAGATAAATTAGTATCATAAGCCATTCCGTTCATGAAGCTAAATGAGACGATACATACGAGTTCTCCAAGCATCCACCAGTTCTTTCGCCATATGGCCATCCgtatcttcttccattccttccgtaccttcttccactccttccGTACCTACTTTCATTCCTTCCGTaccttctttcatctcttccgtatcttcctccatttttTCCCCATACTCCTCGATCTCTTCCGTAGATTCCGCCTTGCTCAGAACATCAAAGTTAGCTACATTATTGTGCCTGTTGCTGGGTGGATTGTTTGGAGCTGCATTTGAATTCAGCCTCGAAGACCTTCGTGGAGCCGGATTCCCACCCAAACCTCTATTGCCTCCATTTCCTGATCCTCCACCCCCCTTGCCATTGCCTGaacctccaccaccaccaaagcctcccccaccaccgccactAGCACCGTCGCTGGCGTCCCCCTTCTTGTTACCACCTTCATCTGCACTTTCGGTCACCTTCGCCTTCACACTGTAGCGTCTACCGTGGTAATGCTTTCTATGGTGCAATGCGATGGCCCCTTCTTTGGCATGACCGTCCACATGGACGTGGTTCTCGCTTGGAATGCCGAGAGGTAAAGGACTATCGTTCGATGATTGTGGGGAGACCGGAGAAAAATCCGATGTCACTGCCGCAATTATGAGCAAAATGGTACCCTCAAAGCGATCTCTAGCCTCTTGATCGATTTCCCAGTCTTCAGTAAACAGCGTATTGGGCATATCGCTCCAGACCTCTTCAAGGTTATCCAAGTCGTTGGCCGAAAGGGCATCTCCATATTGAGAGTGGAATCTCTTCACAGCTTTATCATTGGCCTCCAAGACGACAACATTCCTGCCCGcctcatccatcatcatcgctaGTCGACAGAAGCTCCAATCGACAATCGTAAATCCGAGTCGGCACTTAAACAGGTCGAAGGCAGTGACGACATACCAGACAGACTGGAAAATGCCTTCCTTGCAGTCGTAATAGAAAGAATTGCGCTGCTGCTCTCTTTCCGATTTAGTACGCCATTTTAGTTCGCCTACGCCGCAGACCTTTTCAACGACACCGCCTCTACAAACCCTGAACACGAAATCCGGTGTGGTCGCCCCCTTCTCGGTCGACGTTTCAGAAATGGATTTAATTTTAGATATCGATCTATCAAAAGAAATGGATGACGCACGGCCATCTTTTGCGCTTTTCGCCGTCTAGAAAAGATATCGAAACGTGTCAGATATTTTGAGCTCATCTAATATCTTGAAAGAACTCACTTCCGGTCGTTTGAACTCTTTGACCACATCTGTATCGGACCATTGTCGTCCCATAAATTCCTGACGTGACATATCATAATTATCATATTGAAAATATGGCAGTAGAGAACCaatgaaggaaaagaaatAAAGTAAGTAATCGGTGCTGGCGCCCGACTCGTCTGCGATCGTCCGATATCGAGCAGCCATCCTTAGTCGCCCAAGCATATTTCTTTCACGTATCTCAGAAAGAGAATTGATGGCCACCACATTAGGGACTGAATATAGTTGGTTGATATCGAAGGGAACATAGCACAAGGGCGAAGGATATGTTGCGTTAGCGGGATGACCGGGCGTGAAGGACATGGTTGAGGCAGTGATTTGAATGAGTGGATGATTGAATGCTAATAAAATGAACAAAAAGGAAAACCAAGttaaaaaaggaaaaaccAAGTTAGACTTTAGACTTGGATGGTGGTGCTTTGGCCTTTGTAGTGCTATTGGGCCGTTCGGTACGGGAATGGAgtattacgtaatataAGATAAGAGccgggaggaggagagttGTAATGAGGATTAGGCTTAGATTGTAAAGGAGTTCGATCACACAAACCTGATCTCCAATTCTGCCCCCAGTCTCCTGCGCTGATGCCTGGTTTCAATGACAAGTTACACCATTGCTACAGAGACCTATAATACAAAGACCCATAGCGAGCCATAGGCTACACTCAGTAATAGGATGATTGCATAACCTCCTCCTGTAACAGCTCAACTCCAACAACCATTACACCCTGCTGTCAATCTTGGTATGTAGTaacttcttcctcagtATCATAAACCGGGGTTAGTTATGGTCCGCCTATATTATTTACGGCCCCCAAAACGCGGCTTTTTTAACTCTTAAAAAACTATCTCTAGGAGATTACAAAATGCATAGCAAATTACTAATATGGCTATTATAATCACTCCAGTCACCCGGTCCAAGCACCTCGGCGCGTCCCTTCATCCCAAGGCGCACCTCCCATGTATACTACTGTTGTACATGTCATAGGACACATCATAAGACCCAAGgttctttcttttcagcATGTCCATCAACGGCCGCGCCTTGTCAATATCCGCCGCGCTTGCTCAGCTAGCTGACGCTCTGCCATGTGACGCGACTACTCGTGAAGCGTTTACTCTTCAAGAGACTACCCTCGCCGGCCAAAAGTAGTAGCAAATAAGGCGCGTATGAGCTGCAGGCTACTATCGTTAACGGAATGACGGACAAATACGACCCTTAGTGAGTTTAACGCGGCTTTAGCGACATGATACTGAGATGGTCCAAAACAGTGCATCTAAATCCAGATGTGACATGGCCACAGCTTCCATCGGGGCTGTGCTCCAGCTAACcgagaagatgatttgGGGCTATCATTATTCCACAGAATGCCAACGATGCCATAATCAGACCCTTGAACCGGAATTATGGAAATAGCTGATTGTTTTTCGAACAACCATAAAATGACGCTTCCATTTCTTGACCGACTACTGTCGATGGAGTGGTTGGCCTAAAGTTGAAAAATCTGAATGACATGCAATGCTCTGGCAATAAGCCGAGAAAGGCCAAGTTCGTCAATCTTTGGAATTTTAACCCATTCACCCGCAACACAAAAGACTGAATAGCTTGTAGTTTGGGTTTTATTCGGTTGCCGTCAATAGCTATTCGGGTTCTCGCGCGAACTGTGCCTGTACGGTAGCTGGGATGTTGTTGTAAACCCTTACGCCGATGGATGATTCTaaatgagaagatgaaatcGCTGTTTGACGTAGTAGAGGTTTCTGTTCTAATTGGTAATTTCTTCATGATCCTATAATACAGTAAGCATACCTTGCCATCGCAAACTGACTCAACAAACAATGAGCAAACTTTGCAGTCACCTGCATAACAATGCCGAATGTATGAATAACAACGCTCCATTCACTTTCCCATTTCGCCCTTCAGCACCCTAGAAACCCCTTCCTCTAGGCCTGGGTGCACCTCGACCACCACCGCCCCTGGCTCCTCTGGCTCCCCTAGCCGCTCCTCTAGCTCCCCTAGCCGctgctccttccttcttcttcttagGCTTAGGCGCGTCGTCCACCAACAAAGTatcaagaggaagagagtcGGGGAGGATGAAATATCGAATGTTATTTCCTCGGATGGCTATAGAGTCAAGGGACAAAGGTGGCTGGGATGAAGGCTGAGATCGGAGAGTGAGCTTAACAGACTTGAGGTGGGTGTTCATTTGAGGGTCCACAGCTGGGTTCCACGTTTAGCATGGGACGTTCTCCTTGGACAGAAAAGGCGTCCACTTACAAGTGATGGTACCATGGATGACAGTCCCGTTCTTGAGCTCGATCGTGACCGTCTCGTTATTGAGCTTCATCAAAAACCTAAAGCGGGTACGAATTAGTCCCTCTGAAGGCATTCTCGATGAAAAATGGAAATATACATACCTGACGAGCTTCATTCTGCAAGACGGAGTCGGATGAGTACTGGTAGTAGTTTTAGGGGGGTATACAAGGATTCCGAAAGGTTTATTTGTTGATTACGGTGTATATTTGTATGAAGTGCTGAAAGATAGAGAACACTAAGAGCGTCTCGGTAATTCCGGCGTTAAAATTGAGTGGCACTGTACGCGTCACGCCGCTGCGTGTCTGTCTCCACTCGAACATAACTCATTGTTTATCCCTCCTGCTTTGTACATTTCAACCTCGCCAActctcatctcctctttcaccccCAAAAACCCTCATCTTTACCGCCATCACCCCGGCACTCCGTTCACATCCGCCTTCCGCTCCCACCTTCTCGCTTTTCAATCATCTCGCGTTGCACTCCGGATCCCACACTCACCTCTAATCACTTCAGCTGTCACTTATAACCTCAAAACACATATTTCTCATACTATTAGTGCTCTACTTCATTGCCACTCTATCAATAACGACTGAACGACAATCTAGATCATATCAATTCAATCGAAACGATACTCCACGCGCAACCTTGACGGTGTAACTGCGTCTCCTTTTACGTCCCAGATACCTCTTTTTTTATACTTGCGAACCAAATCAATATAGTGCATCACTCAAAACTCAATCTAGAAAATCTACTGCAATAGCAACGATGCAGGGATACAGCAACGGCTACTCAGGTTTTCCGGCCTCTCTCAACCCCAACCCTGCGGTTGGGCAATACGCTCCGCCCCAGCAAGCGCAGCTTTCCATTCAGTCTCGTTCTGGTTCTGTCCCCTCATCTCAGTCGCATGAAGCTATCAAAGTCCAGCCATTGTTATGCTCTGGCCACACTAGACCTGTAACACATCTCCAGTTCTCAAACGTGTGCGTGATGGATGGTTAAGTAGACTTCTAGTATGAAAACTGACGTATCAGCAGGCTTGACGACGGAACTTATCTCTTGATCTCAGCGTGTAAGGATGGAAATCCCATGCTTCGAAGCTGGCTCGGAGATTGGATTGGTACTTTTATCGGTATGTTACAATGACTTTGATTCGGCTACATGCTAACACAGATATAGGACACAAGGGCGCTGTGTGGTCTTCCAAGATTTCACTCGATACTTCTCGGGCCGTTACCGGTAGTGCCGATTTCACTGCGTACGTTATACCTGCAATGGGAATTGATGACGAGTATTGACAGATGGTTAATAGGAAAATTTGGGATACCTACACTGGCGAAGCCCTCCACACTTTTTCTCACAACCACATTGTCCGCACAGTTGCTTTGAACCCTCAACAGACCCCTCAATACCTCCTCACTGTGAGTAGTCGCTTATATTCGCCGATAGCGCTTGTCTGATCTCATATGGTAGGGTGGACACGAGAAAAAAATCCGCCTTTTCGACCTTGGCCGACCTGACGCTGAACCTCTTGTGCTTGGCACCAATCCCGACGGCTTGTCTTGCGAAGGCATTGTTAAGAGTCTTGTTTGGGACGAAGGCCAAAATGGAACTATGGGTGTCAGCGCTGCCGAAGATGGCAAAGTTCGGTGGGTATACAATCCATTTTTTCTTGACCGTCTACAGTGCCGCAGAACTAACTTTTTGCGATTTCAGATGGTGGGACCTTCGAACACTGAGCCAAGTGGCCTCTCTCGACCTTGGTGAACCCATCTCTAGCATGGAACTCGCCCACGGTGGCGGTACCCTCAGCGTTACAGCGGGCAAGAATGTTCAT
Proteins encoded:
- a CDS encoding serine-threonine kinase receptor-associated protein, whose translation is MQGYSNGYSGFPASLNPNPAVGQYAPPQQAQLSIQSRSGSVPSSQSHEAIKVQPLLCSGHTRPVTHLQFSNVLDDGTYLLISACKDGNPMLRSWLGDWIGTFIGHKGAVWSSKISLDTSRAVTGSADFTAKIWDTYTGEALHTFSHNHIVRTVALNPQQTPQYLLTGGHEKKIRLFDLGRPDAEPLVLGTNPDGLSCEGIVKSLVWDEGQNGTMGVSAAEDGKVRWWDLRTLSQVASLDLGEPISSMELAHGGGTLSVTAGKNVHFLDILRQHPPVTIPLPHPVTSASLHPYLRDRFVAGSTSDPWVRVYDLDSGKEREVYKGHHGPVLCASYSPDGEVYASGSEDGTIRLWQTNPGKAYGLWQTSD
- a CDS encoding small nuclear ribonucleoprotein D1 produces the protein MKLVRFLMKLNNETVTIELKNGTVIHGTITSVDPQMNTHLKSVKLTLRSQPSSQPPLSLDSIAIRGNNIRYFILPDSLPLDTLLVDDAPKPKKKKEGAAARGARGAARGARGARGGGGRGAPRPRGRGF